One genomic segment of Sander lucioperca isolate FBNREF2018 chromosome 10, SLUC_FBN_1.2, whole genome shotgun sequence includes these proteins:
- the gdf6a gene encoding growth/differentiation factor 6-A produces MDASRLVTLYLCLLLFFLGNIPCFQSAAIISPSAPRRNRGARISHRDGQRSSKILKDIFASTHPIEGHHKEDLKDSIVPHEYMLSIYRTYSAAEKLGLNASFFRSSKSANTITSFVDRGTDDLLHSPLRRQKYLFDVSTLSDKEELVGAELRIFRRAPGDVQTSLQTTGLYDIQLYPCRSDRLLDSRSLDPLDSTKAGWEVLDAWEMFKAHQHHYHPHHPHHHHHHHHPYQQGNQLCFQLRVTLRKSNTEVDLRQLGLGRSGRPQQEKAILVAYTRSKKRENLFNEMKEKIKSRRSVGEKEEGAVAGKAAAEEGVGVALRGVRGEGPRRRRRTALTNRHGKRHGKKSKSRCSKKALHVNFKELGWDDWIIAPLDYEAYHCEGVCDFPLRSHLEPTNHAIIQTLMNSMDPNSTPPSCCVPTKLSPISILYIDSGNNVVYKQYEDMVVEQCGCR; encoded by the exons ATGGACGCATCTCGACTCGTAACGCTATATCTGTGCCTGCTCCTTTTTTTCCTTGGGAATATACCGTGTTTCCAGTCTGCTGCTATCATCTCTCCCTCTGCGCCGAGAAGAAACAGGGGAGCCCGGATCTCTCATCGGGACGGACAAAGGTCATCCAAAATCCTAAAAGACATCTTCGCGTCTACGCACCCTATCGAGGGCCATCACAAAGAAGACCTAAAGGACTCTATTGTGCCGCATGAATACATGCTCTCCATATACAGGACATACTCGGCTGCAGAGAAGCTCGGACTAAACGCAAGCTTTTTCCGCTCCTCTAAATCTGCCAACACCATAACAAGTTTTGTGGACAGAGGAACAG ACGATCTTTTGCACTCTCCTCTGCGAAGACAAAAGTATCTGTTTGATGTCTCAACCCTTTCAGACAAAGAGGAGCTGGTCGGGGCGGAATTAAGGATATTCCGGAGAGCGCCCGGGGACGTGCAGACTTCCTTGCAGACGACGGGCCTCTACGACATCCAGCTGTACCCCTGCCGCTCGGACCGGCTGCTGGACTCCCGGTCTCTGGACCCGCTGGACTCCACCAAGGCTGGCTGGGAAGTGTTGGACGCGTGGGAAATGTTTAAAGCACACCAGCATCACTATCATCCCCACCACccccatcatcatcaccaccaccaccatccctATCAGCAAGGGAACCAGCTCTGCTTCCAGCTCCGCGTCACTCTCCGCAAATCCAACACCGAGGTGGACCTGAGGCAGCTGGGGCTGGGAAGGAGCGGCCGGCCCCAGCAGGAGAAGGCCATCCTGGTGGCCTACACCCGCTCCAAGAAGCGGGAGAACCTGTTCAACGAGATGAAGGAGAAGATCAAGTCGCGGAGGTCGGTCGGCGAGAAGGAGGAGGGGGCGGTGGCGGGGAAGGCGGCGgcggaggagggggtgggggtggcgCTGAGAGGGGTAAGAGGAGAGGGGCCCCGGCGGCGGCGGAGGACCGCGCTGACCAATAGGCACGGGAAGAGGCATGGGAAGAAATCCAAATCCAGGTGCAGCAAAAAGGCGCTGCACGTGAATTTCAAAGAGCTGGGCTGGGACGACTGGATCATCGCGCCTCTGGATTACGAGGCGTACCACTGCGAGGGGGTGTGCGACTTCCCCCTGCGGTCGCACCTCGAGCCGACCAACCACGCCATCATACAGACGCTCATGAACTCCATGGACCCCAACAGTACCCCGCCCAGCTGCTGCGTCCCCACCAAGCTCAGCCCCATCAGCATCCTGTACATAGACTCGGGCAATAACGTGGTGTACAAACAGTACGAGGACATGGTGGTGGAGCAGTGTGGGTGCAGGTAG